From a region of the Corallococcus coralloides DSM 2259 genome:
- a CDS encoding TonB family protein produces the protein MRTILNFDDGLGAAPALPQAVTARADAARSPVGLFQSATATAETGWGRWSGALLTATVAHVLAVAVGLMVSTQAPPVVKKPEPELVLMAYAPPPPPLGGGALKQATPEPVKPVVQKPRPKRQELVVPAKVPEPVKETEPVVELVETPVATEVAAVASQAPAGPGVPDGAVGGVVGGVVGGIVGGKVGGQGKAPPIYTPREVMKLPALLSGKPEYPRRAREDGITGVVMVMVVIGTDGTVEPGSPRIHRSVPGLDEAALESVAGWRFSPALGHDGAPVRVKVVIPVKFALR, from the coding sequence ATGCGAACCATTCTCAACTTCGACGACGGATTGGGTGCTGCCCCAGCGCTGCCGCAAGCTGTGACCGCCCGTGCGGATGCGGCGCGGAGCCCGGTGGGGCTCTTCCAGTCCGCGACCGCGACGGCCGAGACGGGATGGGGTCGCTGGAGCGGGGCCCTGCTGACCGCGACCGTGGCGCACGTGCTGGCGGTGGCGGTGGGGTTGATGGTGTCGACCCAGGCGCCGCCGGTGGTCAAGAAGCCGGAGCCGGAGCTGGTGCTGATGGCCTACGCGCCGCCTCCGCCGCCGCTGGGCGGTGGCGCGCTGAAGCAGGCGACCCCGGAGCCCGTGAAGCCGGTGGTGCAGAAGCCGCGCCCCAAGCGGCAGGAGCTGGTGGTCCCCGCGAAGGTTCCGGAGCCGGTGAAGGAGACGGAGCCGGTGGTGGAGCTGGTGGAGACGCCGGTCGCGACGGAGGTGGCCGCCGTCGCGTCGCAGGCGCCCGCGGGTCCGGGCGTGCCGGACGGCGCGGTGGGCGGCGTCGTCGGGGGCGTGGTGGGCGGAATCGTGGGCGGCAAGGTCGGCGGGCAGGGCAAGGCGCCGCCCATCTACACGCCGCGCGAGGTGATGAAGCTGCCGGCGCTGCTGTCCGGCAAGCCGGAGTATCCGCGCCGCGCCCGGGAGGATGGCATCACCGGCGTGGTGATGGTGATGGTGGTCATTGGCACGGACGGCACGGTGGAGCCGGGCTCGCCGCGCATCCACCGCTCGGTGCCGGGCCTGGACGAGGCCGCGCTCGAGTCCGTGGCGGGCTGGCGCTTCTCGCCGGCCCTGGGACACGACGGCGCGCCGGTGCGCGTGAAGGTCGTGATCCCGGTGAAGTTCGCCCTGAGGTAG
- a CDS encoding PepSY-associated TM helix domain-containing protein encodes MNPKLRSILFWIHLVCGLIVGLVVGVMSFTGAAIAFESQIIDWADRDARHAAPPAEGTPRLTLEEMLAKVKEAKPAVPPSGVTVSPEADSMVTVALGRGASVYVHPYTGEVREPGAQGWRSFFHTMEELHRWLAASGDNRAVGKAITGVANLAFLFLGITGLFLWWPRKWNLRAMRPILWFRRGLKGKARDFNWHNVIGFWSLPVLVVLTASGAVISYKWASNLVFTLTGNEPPAAQGPIASAPVVVPTPAPGTKPQPLDAQFAAVMKQSNAWETITLRLATPQGAGGPGGRPEGAPRGEGGPRAEGAPRGEGGPRAEGGARGEGGPRGEGRAEGRGGPKGPQASAFTVREQERWPLFATNTVSLDPFTAQPLKTETYADFNSGRKLRTWLRFLHTGEALGWMGQLIAALASFGAVFLVYTGYALSWRRFVPRRKTQPVAAAAPVAPPAESNTNAA; translated from the coding sequence ATGAACCCCAAGCTCCGCTCGATTCTCTTCTGGATCCACCTGGTCTGCGGCCTGATCGTCGGGCTCGTGGTCGGGGTCATGTCGTTCACGGGCGCGGCGATCGCGTTCGAGTCGCAGATCATCGACTGGGCGGACCGTGACGCCCGCCACGCGGCGCCTCCCGCCGAAGGGACGCCCCGCCTGACGCTGGAGGAGATGCTCGCGAAGGTGAAGGAGGCGAAGCCCGCCGTGCCTCCCTCCGGCGTGACGGTGTCCCCGGAAGCGGACAGCATGGTGACGGTGGCCCTGGGCCGCGGCGCCTCCGTCTACGTCCACCCCTACACCGGTGAAGTGCGCGAGCCGGGTGCGCAGGGCTGGCGCTCGTTCTTCCACACGATGGAGGAGCTGCACCGCTGGCTCGCGGCGTCTGGAGACAACCGCGCCGTGGGCAAGGCCATCACCGGCGTGGCCAACCTGGCGTTCCTCTTCCTGGGCATCACCGGCCTGTTCCTGTGGTGGCCGCGCAAGTGGAACCTGCGCGCCATGCGGCCCATCCTGTGGTTCCGCCGCGGGCTCAAGGGCAAGGCGCGCGACTTCAACTGGCACAACGTCATCGGCTTCTGGTCGCTGCCCGTGCTGGTGGTGCTGACCGCGTCCGGCGCGGTGATTTCGTACAAGTGGGCGTCGAACCTGGTCTTCACGCTCACCGGCAACGAGCCGCCCGCGGCGCAGGGGCCCATCGCCTCGGCGCCCGTGGTCGTGCCCACGCCCGCGCCGGGGACGAAGCCCCAGCCGCTGGACGCGCAGTTCGCGGCGGTGATGAAGCAGTCCAACGCCTGGGAGACCATCACCCTGCGCCTGGCCACGCCGCAGGGCGCTGGCGGCCCCGGTGGCCGTCCCGAAGGTGCTCCGCGAGGCGAGGGTGGTCCCAGGGCCGAAGGTGCACCGCGCGGTGAGGGCGGTCCTCGGGCCGAAGGGGGGGCACGTGGTGAGGGGGGCCCTCGCGGCGAAGGCCGCGCGGAAGGTCGCGGCGGTCCCAAGGGCCCGCAGGCCAGCGCCTTCACCGTCCGCGAGCAGGAGCGCTGGCCGCTCTTCGCCACCAACACGGTGTCGCTGGATCCCTTCACGGCCCAGCCGCTGAAGACGGAGACGTACGCGGACTTCAACAGCGGCCGGAAGCTGCGCACGTGGCTGCGCTTCCTGCACACCGGCGAGGCGCTGGGGTGGATGGGCCAGCTCATCGCGGCGCTCGCGTCCTTCGGCGCCGTGTTCCTCGTCTACACCGGCTATGCGCTCTCCTGGCGCCGCTTCGTCCCGCGCCGCAAGACGCAGCCCGTGGCCGCCGCGGCCCCGGTGGCTCCGCCCGCGGAGTCGAATACAAACGCCGCCTGA